The following are from one region of the Epinephelus fuscoguttatus linkage group LG11, E.fuscoguttatus.final_Chr_v1 genome:
- the gja1b gene encoding gap junction alpha-1 protein, which translates to MGDWSALGRLLDKVQAYSTAGGKVWLSVLFIFRILVLGTAVESAWGDEQSAFKCNTQQPGCENVCYDKSFPISHVRFWVLQIIFVSTPTLLYLAHVFYLNRKEQKFNRKEEELKAVQNDGGDVDIPLKKIEMKKLKYGIEEHGKVKMKGALLRTYIVSIFFKSMFEVGFLIIQWYIYGFSLSAVYTCERSPCPHRVDCFLSRPTEKTVFIIFMLVVSLVSLLLNVIELFYVFFKRIKDRVKGKQQPMLYPSGGTLSPTPKELSTTKYAYYNGCSSPTAPLSPMSPPGYKLATGERGTGSCRNYNKQANEQNWANYSTEQNRLGQNGGGSTISNSHAQAFDFPDDTHEHKKLSSTAGHELQPLALMDARPCSRASSRMSSRARPDDLDV; encoded by the coding sequence ATGGGTGACTGGAGTGCTCTGGGTCGTTTGCTGGACAAGGTCCAGGCCTACTCTACTGCCGGGGGAAAGGTCTGGCTGTCggtcctcttcatcttcaggaTCCTGGTTCTGGGTACTGCAGTGGAATCAGCCTGGGGAGACGAGCAGTCTGCGTTCAAATGTAACACCCAGCAGCCTGGTTGTGAGAACGTCTGCTATGACAAGTCCTTCCCCATCTCCCATGTCCGCTTCTGGGTCCTCCAGATCATCTTTGTGTCAACACCCACACTCCTCTACCTGGCTCATGTCTTCTACCTGAACAGGAAGGAGCAGAAATTCaacaggaaggaggaggagcttaaagCCGTGCAAAATGATGGAGGTGATGTTGACATCCCGCTGAAGAAAATCGAGATGAAAAAGCTAAAGTATGGCATTGAAGAGCACGGCAAAGTAAAGATGAAAGGTGCCCTGCTCAGAACCTATATAGTCAGTATTTTCTTTAAGTCTATGTTTGAGGTGGGCTTCCTTATTATCCAGTGGTACATATACGGCTTCAGCCTGTCTGCAGTCTACACCTGTGAGAGGTCTCCATGCCCACACAGGGTGGACTGTTTCTTGTCTCGTCCCACAGAGAAGACcgtcttcatcatcttcatgtTGGTGGTGTCCCTTGTGTCCCTGCTGCTCAATGTCATCGAGCTTTTCTATGTGTTTTTTAAGCGGATCAAAGATCGTGTGAAGGGCAAACAGCAGCCCATGCTCTACCCCAGTGGAGGCACCTTGAGTCCCACCCCTAAAGAACTGTCCACCACCAAGTACGCCTACTATAATGGCTGTTCCTCCCCGACTGCCCCACTCTCACCCATGTCCCCCCCAGGCTACAAGCTGGCCACAGGGGAGCGGGGAACCGGCTCATGCCGTAATTATAATAAGCAGGCTAATGAGCAGAACTGGGCCAACTACTCCACAGAGCAGAACCGGCTCGGCCAGAATGGTGGAGGAAGCACTATATCAAACTCCCATGCACAAGCCTTTGACTTCCCAGATGACACCCATGAGCATAAGAAACTGTCCTCAACAGCAGGACACGAGCTGCAGCCTCTGGCGCTGATGGACGCCAGGCCCTGTAGCCGGGCCAGCAGccggatgagcagcagagccagGCCAGACGACCTGGATGTGTGA